The DNA segment CAAGATGAAAACAATGCAATTTGCCGCTTGGCCTTACATAGATTGTGAGTAACGAGGGATATCAGATGCCCTCAAACAACCTGAGAAACAACGAGTTGGAATTTACACCAACATTTGGGACTCAACACTCTTTCCAAATGTTCCAAGCTAAATTCATGTTTATTAGCGGTAGATTCTATGTCAAGAACTTTCTTACATTTTTCCTGCGCATCCTTACGCATCCTTATTTGTGAGAATACAGGGGACTGCTTTCATATAAAGGCAGATAGATGAATTCTAATAAGTATGTATGCCGTAACACCTTGTTATGTATCAGTATATGTGATGTCTTAACTAATCCGGGAATCAAGGGAAAGTTCCCACTCCGTTTTTCCGATGCCGGATCGAACGACGTGTCCACAGCTATCTGAGCACCGTGAATCTGATGGTTTTGCTTTGTCCTGACGTGGTTATTAGCCTGCAGAAATAGATCCCGCTGGCGGCTTGGCCTCCGGATTCCAGATCGAGATCCCAGCTTACGCGATAGTAACCTTTATCCTGAATTTCCCGCACCAGGGTTTTGATCTTCTGCCCGCGGAGATTGTAGACGCTCAATTGGGTAAGTCCTTCCTGGGGAACGGCATAGGCAAAAATTGTACGCTCCGGTGCGGGATTGGGGTAGATGAGCAGATGAGGTTCGGTAAAAAAGCCGGAGGGCTGGATGATCTGGGTGAATTGGGGAGGACAGATCACCGCCATTGAACCGTATTCCGCCATATCCTGGTAGCGAGGGTCGAAATTGATGAAATGCCGTTTGTATATGTCGATAAAGTAGGGATCGAGCTTTCTTGCGGAAACCGCGCTGGCTTGATCCGGGGCGATCAGGTCGAGGGTGAGACGGTCCATGACGAACAGTTTTCCTCCGGAGACCTGAAACGGGGAGATAGTCAATTCAATGCCCCGAACCTCTCGCAGGCAATAGGGATCGCTCAGTTACAAGGTTTGGCCGTTGGTTCCGGAGGAGTTTTCCCAAGCGATAGCGGTGTCATGCAGATGTTGGTCAATCTGGCAGTAGTAGTTTCCTTCGGTGGGTAAAGCCACCTGGAGCTTGAGCACCGGCAAAGCGTTGTCATACATGAGGTAGGGGGCAAACCGCGCCGGCAGTTCCACACGGCCCGTCGCGTCAAAACTCAGGCTGCCGATGTTGATCTCGATTCGGATATCGCTGGCATTGATTTTGGAAAAGCGAATGTAGTCGCCGGCGTCACTGAGGGTAAGGCCATGCGCTAGGCCTATTGCCAGGAGAAGCAGAAGCGGGGCGCTGTGAGGCAGTTTGATCATGTTGCCTTCTTGTTGTGATTCAAGTACTTAACAATGTGGCCAAATCTGTGGGCATAATGAACGTTCTGCGGTTTTTTGTCAAGGAATATGATGGCCAGCCTGATGTGTCAGGTGGTCAGATCATTGAAACAAAGGGGAAAAGGGGATTAGGGGAAAAGGGAAACAATAGGCCTGGGGTGGTTATTGGGATATTCTGTGTTTATTTCTCAGGCCTTGAACCCTCCAGCAGTTCCCTCACCAGGAGCGGGACCATGATCTCGTGGTGGCCGATA comes from the Candidatus Syntrophosphaera sp. genome and includes:
- a CDS encoding T9SS type A sorting domain-containing protein, encoding MDRLTLDLIAPDQASAVSARKLDPYFIDIYKRHFINFDPRYQDMAEYGSMAVICPPQFTQIIQPSGFFTEPHLLIYPNPAPERTIFAYAVPQEGLTQLSVYNLRGQKIKTLVREIQDKGYYRVSWDLDLESGGQAASGIYFCRLITTSGQSKTIRFTVLR